A portion of the Osmia lignaria lignaria isolate PbOS001 chromosome 15, iyOsmLign1, whole genome shotgun sequence genome contains these proteins:
- the LOC117600310 gene encoding protein YIPF1 has translation MDGNQTNASDSQFISFQDFPSINHGENAGQAQLNINASTHQGFNNLSNDPAGIGIMEDLQGMPDKTEATSPPNFWTIEYYQQFFNVNTKDVVERIKRSMFPYGSDNYLTTHIRPKPDLYGPFWICITLVFSIAINGNLANYLQTANSSKYHWRYDFHIVSKAASCIFLYAWLLPLTLWGALKWTTSTRDTEEELIESYSTLSLLELLCLYGYSLAIYIPVAFLWTIQIEWFQWSLVVIATFLSGGVLLRSLLPIIEGRYRLIYIAIILGMHLLMAGFMLYFFHAPSTSDTVTAKKLEATTVRINEVLKQTLHPTSVD, from the exons atggaTGGAAATCAGACAAATGCCAGTGATTCTCAGTTTATTTCCTTCCAAGATTTTCCATCGATAAATCATGGAGAAAATGCTGGACAGgcacaattaaatattaatgctTCCACTCATCAAGGTTTTAATAACCTATCAAATGATCCTGCTGGAATCGGCATTATGGAAGATCTTCAGGGAATGCCTGATAAAACTGAAG CCACATCACCACCTAACTTTTGGACCATTGAATATTATCAACAGTTTTTCAATGTTAATACAAAAGATGTAGTGGAAAGAATTAAAAGGTCTATGTTTCCATATGGAAGTGATAATTATTTGACAACTCACATAAGACCAAAACCAGACTTATATGGTCCATTCTGGATTTGTATCACCTTGGTATTTTCCATAGCTATAAATGGAAATCTGGCTAATTACTTGCAAACAGCTAATTCAAGCAAATATCACTGGAGGTATGACTTTCACATTGTATCTAAGGCTGCAAGTTGCATATTTTTATATGCATGGTTGTTGCCATTAACATTATGGGGTGCATTGAAATGGACCACTAGCACAAGGGATACAGAGGAAGAGTTAATTGAG tcTTACTCAACACTTAGTCTCTTGGAGCTTTTATGTCTTTATGGTTATTCCTTAGCCATCTACATTCCAGTAGCTTTCCTATGGACTATACAAATTGAATGGTTTCAGTGGAGTTTGGTTGTAATAGCAACTTTCCTATCTGGTGGAGTATTATTGAGATCTTTGTTACCAATAATAGAAG GGAGGTACAGATTAATATATATCGCGATAATTCTTGGAATGCATCTGTTAATGGCAGGGTTTATGCTATATTTCTTTCACGCGCCATCAACGAGCGACACTGTGACTGCAAAAAAACTAGAGGCGACGACTGTTCGCATAAACGAAGTGTTGAAGCAGACTTTACATCCTACTTCTGTCGACTAA
- the ZnT49B gene encoding solute carrier family 30 member 9, producing the protein MLHRTPNLRRFLQNISSHSKDYLYVFQVGYTRRHSSTLIKCNYGAKCKLHITANSQKVFTNKIGYPEEMRWILAAMPRSISIFTKVQKEQSGNINKPEDEAQQTIIELKEENLGQLKERKLDVKSTSVGDNQNKKEKQASGKKRSKMDKSVSSLERNFITPVRAMCDFLLKPSDLENLPKTKRRSPYEFEPPITVYWRKDVEAKALEVWGSKEALKKELLKKELEQKAYQQNIFTVKRRLRDYRREMGSKTEFVQKEGLFGRSGTVVLIASLINGSNFVFKLCAWIYTGSHSMFSECVHSAADTCNQLILAYGIHKSVQDPNPDHPYGYTNMRYVSSLISGVGIFCVGTGLSIYHGIHGLLHPSAVESFYWAYVLLAGSLVSEGATLLVAIQSIKKGAEEKRQTFKEYVLGGQDPSVNVVLMEDFAAVLGLICAASCMGLTSWLENPVYDSVGSLLVGGLLGAVAMFIIHTNATALIGRSISQDDLDKINAELESDIMVRAIHDVKGIDMGNNVVRYKAEIDFDGRELTRSYLDKNDLNEMLKEVQRMENIDELEGFMLKHGEGIVDTVGGEVDRMELKLKKNHPEIRHCDLEIL; encoded by the exons ATGTTACACAGAACTCCTAATCTTCGGAGATTTCTTCAAAATATTAGCAGTCATAGTAAAGACTATTTGTACGTTTTTCAAGTAGGGTATACAAGGAGGCATAGCAGCACTTTGATAAAGTGTAACTATGGTGCAAAGTGCAAGTTACATATCACTGCAAATTCTCAGAAGGTTTTTACCAACAAAATAGGGTATCCAGAGGAAATGAGATGGATACTTGCTGCAATGCCAAGGTCAATTTCTATATTCACAAAAGTACAAAAAGAACAATCAGGAAACATAAATAAGCCAGAGGATGAAGCGCAACAAACAATAAtagaattaaaagaagaaaacttaggACAATTGAAGGAGAGAAAATTAGATGTTAAATCTACTTCTGTGGGTGATaatcagaataaaaaagaaaaacaagcaTCAG GTAAAAAGAGAAGTAAGATGGATAAAAGTGTATCTTCCTTAGAACGTAACTTTATCACACCTGTTAGAGCTATGTGTGATTTTTTACTAAAACCTTCTGATCTTGAAAACTTACCAAAGACTAAAAGAAGATCTCCATATGAATTTGAACCACCAATTACTGTATATTGGAGAAAAGATGTTGAGGCAAA agCATTGGAAGTTTGGGGATCAAAGGAAGCCTTAAAGAAAGAGCTCCTTAAAAAAGAACTGGAACAAAAGGCTTACCAACAAA atatatttacTGTTAAGAGAAGGCTCCGAGATTACAGACGAGAAATGGGCAGTAAAACCGAGTTTGTGCAAAAAGAGGGCCTTTTTGGAAGATCTGGTACTGTCGTTTTAATTGCGAGTCTAAT CAATGGCAGTAATTTCGTATTCAAGTTATGTGCATGGATATACACCGGGTCGCATAGTATGTTTTCGGAATGTGTGCACTCTGCCGCGGATACTTGCAATCAATTAATATTAGCGTACGGTATCCATAAGTCAGTACAG GATCCTAATCCTGATCACCCATATGGTTACACTAATATGAGATACGTTTCTTCTTTGATATCTGGTGTTGGTATCTTTTGTGTGGGTACTGGTTTATCAATTTACCATGGAATTCATGGTCTTCTTCATCCTTCGGCAGTAGAGTCCTTCTATTGGGCATATGTTCTCTTAGCCGGTTCCTTGGTATCTGAGGGAGCGACATTATTAGTAGCAATACAATCAATTAAAAAAGGAGCAGAGGAGAAGCGACAAACATTTAAGGAATATGTATTAGGAGGGCAAGATCCTTCAGTAAACGTCGTCCTTATGGAAGATTTCGCCGCT GTACTTGGCCTTATTTGTGCTGCTAGTTGTATGGGTCTAACTTCCTGGCTAGAAAATCCAGTGTATGACTCCGTTGGATCTCTTTTAGTGGGTGGCCTTCTTGGCGCAGTGGCAATGTTTATAATTCATACAAACGCGACCGCTTTAATTGGAAGAAGTATATCTCAAGATGACCTTGATAAGATCAATGCGGAGTTAGAGTCAGACATAATG GTTCGAGCAATTCACGACGTTAAAGGTATTGATATGGGCAATAATGTAGTTCGATATAAAGCCGAAATTGATTTCGATGGCAGAGAATTGACAAGATCGTACCTCGATAAGAACGATCTCAACGAGATGTTAAAG GAAGTACAACGAATGGAAAACATTGATGAATTGGAAGGGTTTATGTTGAAACATGGCGAAGGTATCGTTGATACAGTCGGTGGAGAAGTAGACAGAATGGAGCTAAAATTAAAG AAGAATCATCCAGAGATTCGACATTGCGACTTGGAAATCCTGTAA
- the LOC117600377 gene encoding uncharacterized protein LOC117600377 isoform X2 codes for MSRPRERLSRRWSTLDTTSKRKDSTSSGESSSPTNDIEYSPPVKSTSTPLRNRWSDLEEINRSPQTRHARGKVEDIETTSSDETRLQRHKVARGKHQDNRERAKKGRYDRRGKRKHDRQSEELENEKQKETATSESSEEDNGEGDAECSKRKRRGFREDNELPITEILRRSQENARTKYEQQPPFPVLTTDKIYVQYRDGFSAMKINQSKESRDRDKEGTVRDIDIPENQSSPPIRIAVLIQKFWKKTGLVYQGLLGGMALMHFIMLHIFFDTSMEFVAEYSMISEIYSSIFSLLVTLSIVSSFDKFDLARFDVEHLREIYLDYNKAVIAVPLYLITFCLHQVSLKIDNQLSLARYRNSNDSLLENVTDVQTVLDDLHSWQKISMSKDLFAVFSWLFVSLGTKDDAFLIYLLSMEKYANDVESSSQ; via the exons ATGAGTCGTCCTCGCGAAAGGCTCTCCCGACGATGGAGTACCCTTGATACGACTTCTAAGAGAAAGGATTCAACCAGTAGTGGTGAATCTTCGTCGCCTACCAATGATATCGAGTATTCACCACCTGTGAAAAGTACCAGCACACCTTTAAGAAACAGGTGGTCGGATTTAGAAGAAATCAACAGGTCTCCGCAAACGCGACATGCCCGAGGAAAGGTTGAAGATATAGAAACGACGTCCTCGGATGAAACGAGATTGCAAAGACACAAAGTAGCTCGAGGAAAGCATCAGGATAACCGCGAAAGAGCGAAGAAGGGAAGATACGATCGTCGTGGGAAACGAAAACACGACAGACAGTCTGAGgagttggaaaatgaaaagcaGAAGGAAACTGCTACCTCGGAATCGTCTGAGGAGGATAATGGCGAAGGGGATGCAGAATGTTCCAAACGAAAGAGACGAGGATTTCGAG AAGATAACGAATTACCAATTACGGAGATCCTGAGGCGATCCCAAGAAAACGCTCGGACGAAATACGAGCAACAACCACCGTTTCCGGTACTGACAACGGATAAGATTTACGTGCAATATAGAGATGGTTTCAGTGCTATGAAAATCAATCAGTCAAAAGAATCTCGAGATAGAGACAAAGAAGGCACAGTAAGAGACATAGATATCCCTGAGAATCAAAGTTCTCCACCTATAAGGATAGCTGTTCTGATTCAAAAGTTTTGGAAGAAGACCGGGCTTGTGTATCAAGGTCTCCTAGGTGGTATGGCTCTCATGCATTTTATAATG TTGCATATATTTTTTGATACTTCCATGGAATTCGTTGCTGAGTACTCGATGATCAGCGAGATTTATTCTAGTATCTTTTCTCTCCTTGTCACTTTGAGCATCGTGTCCAGTTTCGATAA ATTCGACCTGGCTCGATTCGACGTGGAACATCTGCGTGAAATCTATCTCGATTACAACAAAGCTGTTATCGCTGTgcctttatatttaattacctTCTGTCTTCATCAAGTCTCCTTGAAGATCGACAATCAACTGAGCTTGGCACGCTATCGCAATTCAAACGACAGCCTCTTGGAAAAC GTCACCGACGTTCAGACCGTTCTGGACGATTTACACAGTTGGCAGAAGATATCTATGTCGAAAGATTTGTTTGCGGTATTCTCATGGTTGTTCGTTTCTCTTGGTACCAAAGACGACGCGTTTCTTATTTACTTACTATCCATGGAAAAGTATGCGAACGACGTCGAGTCATCCAGCCAATAA
- the LOC117600377 gene encoding uncharacterized protein LOC117600377 isoform X1 translates to MSRPRERLSRRWSTLDTTSKRKDSTSSGESSSPTNDIEYSPPVKSTSTPLRNRWSDLEEINRSPQTRHARGKVEDIETTSSDETRLQRHKVARGKHQDNRERAKKGRYDRRGKRKHDRQSEELENEKQKETATSESSEEDNGEGDAECSKRKRRGFREDNELPITEILRRSQENARTKYEQQPPFPVLTTDKIYVQYRDGFSAMKINQSKESRDRDKEGTVRDIDIPENQSSPPIRIAVLIQKFWKKTGLVYQGLLGGMALMHFIMLHIFFDTSMEFVAEYSMISEIYSSIFSLLVTLSIVSSFDKFDLARFDVEHLREIYLDYNKAVIAVPLYLITFCLHQVSLKIDNQLSLARYRNSNDSLLENVSRNKVFPRKISSSNVEQFHFRSPTFRPFWTIYTVGRRYLCRKICLRYSHGCSFLLVPKTTRFLFTYYPWKSMRTTSSHPANKRNYFIIFIQSSFFFFFIRIRKYDFNNFIRNRIGCLICTIFIKFLNTNRQYMYT, encoded by the exons ATGAGTCGTCCTCGCGAAAGGCTCTCCCGACGATGGAGTACCCTTGATACGACTTCTAAGAGAAAGGATTCAACCAGTAGTGGTGAATCTTCGTCGCCTACCAATGATATCGAGTATTCACCACCTGTGAAAAGTACCAGCACACCTTTAAGAAACAGGTGGTCGGATTTAGAAGAAATCAACAGGTCTCCGCAAACGCGACATGCCCGAGGAAAGGTTGAAGATATAGAAACGACGTCCTCGGATGAAACGAGATTGCAAAGACACAAAGTAGCTCGAGGAAAGCATCAGGATAACCGCGAAAGAGCGAAGAAGGGAAGATACGATCGTCGTGGGAAACGAAAACACGACAGACAGTCTGAGgagttggaaaatgaaaagcaGAAGGAAACTGCTACCTCGGAATCGTCTGAGGAGGATAATGGCGAAGGGGATGCAGAATGTTCCAAACGAAAGAGACGAGGATTTCGAG AAGATAACGAATTACCAATTACGGAGATCCTGAGGCGATCCCAAGAAAACGCTCGGACGAAATACGAGCAACAACCACCGTTTCCGGTACTGACAACGGATAAGATTTACGTGCAATATAGAGATGGTTTCAGTGCTATGAAAATCAATCAGTCAAAAGAATCTCGAGATAGAGACAAAGAAGGCACAGTAAGAGACATAGATATCCCTGAGAATCAAAGTTCTCCACCTATAAGGATAGCTGTTCTGATTCAAAAGTTTTGGAAGAAGACCGGGCTTGTGTATCAAGGTCTCCTAGGTGGTATGGCTCTCATGCATTTTATAATG TTGCATATATTTTTTGATACTTCCATGGAATTCGTTGCTGAGTACTCGATGATCAGCGAGATTTATTCTAGTATCTTTTCTCTCCTTGTCACTTTGAGCATCGTGTCCAGTTTCGATAA ATTCGACCTGGCTCGATTCGACGTGGAACATCTGCGTGAAATCTATCTCGATTACAACAAAGCTGTTATCGCTGTgcctttatatttaattacctTCTGTCTTCATCAAGTCTCCTTGAAGATCGACAATCAACTGAGCTTGGCACGCTATCGCAATTCAAACGACAGCCTCTTGGAAAACGTGAGCAGAAATAAAGTATTTCCACGTAAAATATCATCCTCCAACGTTGAGCAATTTCATTTTAGGTCACCGACGTTCAGACCGTTCTGGACGATTTACACAGTTGGCAGAAGATATCTATGTCGAAAGATTTGTTTGCGGTATTCTCATGGTTGTTCGTTTCTCTTGGTACCAAAGACGACGCGTTTCTTATTTACTTACTATCCATGGAAAAGTATGCGAACGACGTCGAGTCATCCAGCCAATAAaaggaattattttattatttttatacaatcctcttttttcttcttcttcattcgAATCAGGAAATacgatttcaataattttattcgtAACAGAATAGGGTGTCTGAtatgtacaatatttataaagttTCTAAACACTAACAGACAGTACATGTACACGTGA